The Lycium barbarum isolate Lr01 chromosome 12, ASM1917538v2, whole genome shotgun sequence genome includes a region encoding these proteins:
- the LOC132622804 gene encoding protein LONGIFOLIA 1-like — translation MSARMLSSITEEHKKDLHKQIGCMNGLFQLFDRHHFLTGKRFHGQNHKRLLTGATDTMEPKCAEQSSKEKTPREVARNKVSHSSESSKVSSKLEQSKISQQEHPFCSQRNLPESPSKTLPYKQPSSPSHSGRQSPDFRDVVKDSMHREARSLSVKIVTKVEGKVHVMKHIDSPRPFQQSNCGKPSDGTRQVTAKFREAPRNSREDLKHAPKDRPRFSYDERDSREEVRSSVRLKDLPRLSLDSREQSFRSSASESRSNFLLGDHKRSSSVVAKLMGLEAFPNSIPTNEIETPKSFSAKDTVPVSTKTAEKSKNNQVTRSPQINENDFNSPRMKSTNSIMRGSSPSRLPLEPAPWRQPEASRTSHKSSARNTDVELSIKTPKTPSSVYGEMEKRITELEFRKSGKDLRALKQILEAMQKTRARLEVQTEEQADSNVNLEIVQTRQQRNLLSPTIKGTCPPKREETADKKTWKDVTPRVKNVRDSGWHLSSPDRKTKEGTPRAVQNPTFRQQKEGSYPALGRNSGTVSPRPQQKKKQSCPITTSPEFSRVRRQSIKQSKESGSPKRRLQSKPNNLLRVDEELSENSSGTRNFSDQGDAASVQSESNNSLSSHAEGEVTSRILSFKVNATRLEDTKDKSDMMRLNEDRPMAELAISTIEQPSPVSVLDAAFYEEDSLSPVKKKTTAFRVEDAADELWYLDYQDHSSYSTRIDSHKKLERINGLAHQLRLLDSNHEANMDHLGSLSQTHNPDHRYITKILLASGLLKGVDSVSTAIQLQSSGHLIDPKLFHILEQTEERVMSENGLCKKSAWIEFNQKMHRKNVFDIVNEILPNKLSSESCLLQGRDRLNAQQLQKELKSDIDNLNAKKVSMDSEEDELICILNADMRHQSEDWTNGQSEIPSLILDVERLIYKDLITEIISDEAREQQQIRRRRHCRQLFTN, via the exons ATGTCAGCAAGAATGCTATCTTCTATAACAGAGGAACACAAAAAAGATCTGCACAAGCAAATTGGATGCATGAATGGGTTATTCCAATTGTTTGATCGACATCATTTCCTCACTGGCAAACGTTTCCATGGTCAAAATCACAAAAGGCTACTCACAG GTGCCACGGACACAATGGAGCCCAAATGTGCAGAGCAATCATCTAAA GAAAAGACGCCAAGGGAGGTAGCCAGGAACAAAGTGTCGCACTCAAGTGAGTCATCCAAAGTTTCCTCAAAACTCGAACAAAGTAAAATATCACAACAAGAGCACCCTTTTTGCAGTCAAAGAAACTTACCAGAATCTCCTTCGAAAACCCTGCCATACAAACAACCAAGTTCTCCATCTCATTCTGGCCGGCAATCTCCTGATTTCCGGGATGTTGTCAAGGACTCGATGCACAGGGAAGCCCGTAGTTTATCTGTAAAAATTGTCACCAAAGTAGAAGGTAAAGTCCATGTAATGAAGCACATAGATTCTCCAAGGCCATTTCAGCAGTCAAACTGTGGGAAGCCATCTGATGGAACAAGGCAAGTAACTGCTAAGTTTCGTGAAGCACCTCGCAATTCAAGAGAAGATCTAAAGCATGCACCAAAAGATCGTCCACGTTTCTCTTATGATGAAAGAGACTCAAGAGAAGAGGTACGTTCTTCAGTAAGGTTAAAGGACCTTCCCAGACTGTCACTGGACAGTAGAGAacagtccttcaggagctctGCCTCTGAATCCAGATCAAATTTTCTTTTAGGGGATCATAAAAGATCTTCCAGTGTTGTAGCAAAGCTGATGGGGTTGGAAGCTTTTCCAAATTCCATCCCCACAAATGAAATCGAGACACCTAAGTCTTTCTCTGCCAAAGATACTGTTCCGGTATCGACAAAAACAGCCGAAAAGAGCAAGAATAATCAAGTCACACGGTCTCCACagattaatgaaaatgatttcaaCTCCCCAAGAATGAAATCTACCAATTCAATCATGAGAGGATCGTCACCTTCACGGCTTCCACTAGAACCTGCTCCCTGGAGGCAACCAGAGGCCAGCAGAACCTCCCACAAGTCATCTGCAAGAAACACGGATGTGGAACTCTCGATTAAGACTCCAAAGACACCTTCTTCTGTCTATGGTGAAATGGAGAAAAGGATAACTGAACTTGAGTTCAGAAAGTCTGGAAAGGATCTCAGAGCTCTGAAGCAGATTCTTGAAGCAATGCAGAAGACAAGGGCAAGATTAGAGGTCCAAACAGAAGAGCAGGCAGACTCTAATGTGAACTTGGAAATAGTGCAGACAAGGCAGCAACGCAACCTGCTATCACCAACCATAAAGGGAACTTGCCCCCCAAAAAG GGAGGAAACAGCTGACAAGAAAACTTGGAAAGACGTGACACCTAGAGTGAAAAATGTCAGAGATTCTGGTTGGCATCTTTCTTCACCAGACAGGAAGACCAAAGAAGGAACACCAAGGGCAGTGCAAAACCCAACATTCCGCCAACAAAAAGAAGGAAGCTATCCTGCATTAGGAAGGAATTCTGGAACTGTGAGTCCAAGACCACAACAGAAGAAGAAGCAATCTTGTCCAATCACTACATCACCCGAATTCAGCAGGGTCAGAAGGCAATCGATTAAGCAATCCAAAGAATCAGGTTCCCCCAAAAGGAGACTCCAATCAAAACCCAACAATCTGCTCCGAGTTGATGAGGAATTGAGTGAGAACAGCAGTGGCACAAGAAATTTCAGTGACCAAGGTGATGCAGCTTCTGTGCAATCAGAAAGCAACAACAGTTTGAGCTCACATGCAGAGGGAGAAGTCACAAGCAGAATTCTTTCCTTTAAGGTTAATGCTACAAGACTAGAAGACACAAAAGACAAA AGTGACATGATGAGGCTCAATGAAGACAGACCAATGGCTGAACTTGCAATTTCTACCATTGAACAGCCAAGTCCTGTCTCAGTGCTTGATGCCGCATTCTATGAAGAAGACTCACTGTCTCCTGTGAAGAAGAAAACAACTGCATTTAGAG TTGAGGATGCTGCAGATGAATTATGGTACCTAGATTACCAGGATCATTCATCTTACAGCACGAGGATAGATAGCCACAAGAAATTAGAGCGCATTAACGGCCTCGCTCACCAGCTCAGACTACTGGACTCCAACCACGAAGCAAATATGGACCATCTAGGATCGTTGAGCCAGACTCATAATCCTGACCACAGATACATCACCAAAATACTACTGGCATCTGGCCTTCTCAAGGGCGTGGACTCCGTCTCCACGGCCATTCAGCTTCAGTCATCCGGCCATCTGATCGATCCAAAGTTGTTTCATATCTTGGAACAGACTGAGGAACGTGTTATGTCAGAAAATGGACTCTGTAAAAAGAGTGCTTGGATAGAGTTTAATCAGAAAATGCATAGAAAGAACGTCTTTGACATAGTCAATGAGATACTTCCCAACAAACTGTCTTCAGAAAGCTGTTTATTGCAAGGACGAGATCGCTTAAATGCACAGCAGCTCCAGAAGGAACTGAAGTCCGACATAGACAACCTCAACGCCAAAAAGGTTAGCATGGACTCTGAAGAAGATGAATTGATATGTATTCTCAATGCAGATATGAGGCATCAGTCAGAAGATTGGACAAATGGTCAGAGTGAGATTCCATCATTGATTTTGGACGTCGAGCGCTTAATATATAAAGACCTTATTACAGAAATAATAAGTGATGAGGCCAGAGAGCAGCAGCAGATAAGAAGAAGAAGGCATTGTAGGCAACTATTTACTAATTAG